From one Pseudactinotalea sp. HY158 genomic stretch:
- a CDS encoding DNA polymerase III subunit gamma and tau — MSTALYRRYRPDTFADVIGQEHVTGPLMAAIDSGRINHAYLFSGPRGCGKTTSARILARCLNCEQGPTSTPCGQCPSCVELARGGSGSIDVIEMDAASHGGVDDARDLRERALFAPVRDRYKVFIIDEAHMVTTQGFNALLKLVEEPPAHVKFVFATTEPEKVIGTIRSRTHHYPFRLVPPDQLLAYLAHLAEVEQVRIEDGVLPLVVRAGTGSVRDSLSVLDQLVAGAENAVVSYDRAVALLGFTPGTLLDDAAEALAARDGAGLFAVVERVVDSGHDPRRFAEDLLERLRDLIVVLAAGDSAASVLPTVPADQLTRMHTQARNLGAATCSRAADLVHAALAEMAGATSPRLQLELLCARLLLPTAEDGAAALGARVEYLERVAGDGGLRSSAPQPAPVTSRPQAPTPMPAPAPVPAPAPVPASGAAAPAAPAPTSAAPTPSPAPTAAGAGPDGWSPRGADHPQAAPAAAGAGTEPPAATGPVPPGGMPPGGGESAHEAQVARPAPPPRPPPPRPRPARPHPPRRRAPQPPRSRGRAGSTSRPCVSAGTRCSRPLPRSSGSPGRSCPRTPRWST; from the coding sequence GTGAGCACAGCCCTGTACCGCCGCTACCGCCCGGACACGTTCGCCGACGTCATCGGCCAGGAACACGTGACCGGTCCGCTCATGGCGGCGATCGACTCCGGGCGCATCAATCACGCCTACCTCTTCTCGGGCCCGCGCGGGTGCGGGAAGACCACCTCGGCGCGGATCCTCGCCCGCTGCCTCAACTGCGAGCAGGGCCCCACCTCCACTCCGTGCGGGCAGTGCCCCTCGTGCGTGGAGCTGGCCCGCGGCGGCAGCGGCTCGATCGACGTGATCGAGATGGACGCAGCCTCCCACGGTGGTGTCGATGACGCCCGTGACCTGCGTGAACGCGCACTGTTCGCCCCGGTGCGCGACCGCTACAAGGTGTTCATCATCGATGAGGCCCACATGGTCACGACCCAGGGCTTCAACGCGCTGCTCAAGCTCGTGGAGGAGCCGCCCGCGCACGTGAAGTTCGTGTTCGCCACGACCGAGCCCGAGAAGGTCATCGGCACGATCCGCTCACGCACGCACCACTATCCGTTCCGGCTCGTGCCGCCCGATCAGCTGCTCGCGTACCTGGCCCACCTCGCCGAGGTCGAGCAGGTCCGGATCGAGGACGGCGTGCTCCCGCTCGTCGTGCGCGCCGGCACCGGCTCCGTACGTGATTCCCTCTCGGTGCTCGATCAGCTCGTCGCGGGCGCCGAGAACGCCGTCGTCTCCTACGACCGGGCCGTCGCCCTGCTCGGGTTCACGCCGGGCACGCTGCTGGACGACGCAGCCGAGGCCCTCGCGGCCCGTGACGGTGCGGGGCTGTTCGCCGTCGTGGAGCGGGTGGTCGACTCGGGCCACGATCCGCGCCGATTCGCCGAGGACCTGCTCGAGCGGCTCCGTGACCTCATCGTCGTGCTCGCCGCGGGCGATTCGGCCGCATCGGTGCTGCCGACCGTGCCGGCCGATCAGCTGACGCGCATGCACACCCAGGCCCGCAACCTGGGGGCCGCCACCTGCTCGCGTGCCGCCGATCTCGTGCACGCCGCGCTCGCGGAGATGGCCGGGGCGACGTCGCCACGCCTCCAGCTCGAGTTGCTGTGTGCGCGGCTGCTCCTGCCCACGGCCGAGGACGGCGCCGCCGCCCTGGGCGCGCGGGTGGAGTACCTCGAGCGGGTCGCCGGCGACGGCGGGTTGCGATCGAGCGCCCCGCAGCCGGCGCCCGTCACGTCACGTCCGCAGGCTCCCACGCCCATGCCTGCTCCCGCGCCAGTGCCTGCGCCCGCGCCCGTGCCCGCGTCCGGCGCGGCGGCGCCCGCTGCGCCCGCACCCACGTCGGCTGCGCCTACACCGTCGCCCGCACCCACCGCGGCCGGGGCCGGCCCCGACGGGTGGAGTCCGCGCGGAGCGGATCACCCGCAGGCGGCGCCCGCTGCGGCGGGCGCCGGCACCGAGCCTCCGGCGGCCACCGGCCCCGTGCCACCGGGCGGGATGCCACCGGGTGGGGGCGAATCGGCTCACGAAGCGCAGGTCGCGCGGCCCGCGCCGCCGCCCCGGCCACCACCCCCGCGCCCGAGGCCCGCCCGGCCGCACCCG